Genomic window (Leptospira koniambonensis):
TCCTCTTCATTTGCAAATTCAACCTGCGAAGGGAAAACTTCCGTTAAGCGTTGCCTGAATAAATCAACGACTTCATCGTACAAGTCTAAATTATCTCCTAACTTCTTTTGCATTATTTCCTCGATTATCTTTAAAAGCTGATTGAACTGATCGATGGTAACTAACTGACTTTTATGGTATTTTAATTTTTCATGCTCGCTCATGGACTTCGACAGAATACTCCACATAGACGTTAATTGCTCTACTGCATCCTTATCATGGATCAAAGGTATCGCAGACTGTAGGAATTCGACGGATAGTCCGATGGGATTGAACTGATCCGATTTGACTCTACTATTGAAGCGATTCTGTAAATCTTGTAGCAGTTTCTGAATCCTTTCTTTCTCTTCCTTTTTACGCGCGACCTCCACATACTGAGAAGGCGTTCCCCCGAGGATGTTCTCAAACACAAACTTGTAAGTGTTAATTTT
Coding sequences:
- a CDS encoding helix-turn-helix transcriptional regulator, which codes for MKNPTKSDKNSKSKYRLAAEKLALGFSAISIANDLGIHRSTIYEWMKEGEFNSLIDKYKKSKSKKVEGPLSDLYRLEKERSQRVLKQYRLINKYIESSHSDLSKRIEELNKGKFKGSAEEAGAIRIAFQFSEGKINTYKFVFENILGGTPSQYVEVARKKEEKERIQKLLQDLQNRFNSRVKSDQFNPIGLSVEFLQSAIPLIHDKDAVEQLTSMWSILSKSMSEHEKLKYHKSQLVTIDQFNQLLKIIEEIMQKKLGDNLDLYDEVVDLFRQRLTEVFPSQVEFANEEDAESA